From the Cryptosporidium parvum Iowa II chromosome 2, whole genome shotgun sequence genome, one window contains:
- a CDS encoding ARM repeat protein has product MSNVLTCKALKILCGEDIRYFELAEVAYLARMKKLYVCLGRHSIYLLKRNLRKVITGGKLKYSQIEGIYEDISKDTRFLILLDNERDERWVDDKLIINCLNRHVLCNFLEMAWKADHAFRTGKYYDFPRFGINLNEIRNELNISKSKNSSIDKIKSIAVWGMNSRQKNIKGRYEKCKFTGILDEKTLLAIQKQLNLLEEGYTTTIFPFAKIEEFQDYRKYIFDGYYFFAKQGFENKATQSHNSQTGSYVSYNGVEININVHPQIFLNQKKPNTNDTQTRENKGAETKGYSNIGSNLYNVAQEYVRFLSNMSTDKTYSVYLNGQYNKKMNLSDDISTWSCWEIFIKTSRMSIVCIIMRRCYIPPTLDSYQDISVTYTCSYKDMKYFNLTDRDLLRECRLSADSISPISQHHTLYTEFIQSQLDTLLFDEFSYSWISTNIKLHPAFKVGARSFLKSILKMLDKANILADSELIEEIDLLEKSGSSRYDQENETKVEVFEDPMACIHEMLSQISGVDKFSRSIIERQKLHFFELRLARYLSYCVDGGLLGAKFIIEDLVSSVGMANRNVDSKIRQVLDYLLHVRSKDMSTDYCQLKLVNLLQNPRFVRDYCFVPSVMARFVNSGYCARLIPAGKETLYIEFLMNLLTLPIKNNFGQRSQLRISILQQVLHATGDSKKRDYYIQMVPLLVEIFSGNELDGDNTGSKYAGAALLNLCFSNDILKSELVKAGISSAIVKKLQKRDDLQLTKICLSLVVNISKDPSHRQTLIAEGILPIIADSLHEILEDFRPYNQDLVLQKNKIHGQFGIHSKQNSDWDVLPIILGVIGQLSNENDIKHMFISNWCVLDYILYLFHNLEVYVGSNNDIICKIIFCIKQLCNSSWIVQLRVGKHCIPTLIEIISTPLNKKERREASTMKFIQYYSYWVPFHTISENRDSSIFLSGINGDVIFHSLLLLETLSYYHPNCLEMISFGIENALDLCLESYCIDTIVIKLNYLKDVVKKVSLRI; this is encoded by the coding sequence ATGTCAAACGTACTGACATGCAAAGcattaaagatattatgCGGAGAAGATATACGTTACTTTGAGCTTGCAGAAGTTGCATACTTGGCTCGAATGAAGAAACTTTACGTATGCTTAGGAAGACATTCGATATATTTACTGAAAAGGAATTTAAGGAAAGTAATTACTGGAGGAAAGCTAAAGTATTCTCAAATTGAGGGGATTTATGAAGATATAAGCAAAGATACCCGgtttttaattcttcttgATAATGAAAGGGATGAGAGATGGGTAGATGACAAACTTATTATCAACTGTTTAAATAGGCACGTGCTTTGTAATTTTCTAGAGATGGCCTGGAAAGCTGATCATGCATTTAGAACAGGAAAGTATTATGACTTTCCTAGGTTCGGAATCAACTTGAAtgaaattagaaatgaattaaatatttctaagAGTAAAAATTCGAgtattgataaaattaaatcaattgcAGTTTGGGGAATGAATTCAAGACAAAAAAACATTAAGGGACGGTATGAAAAGTGCAAATTTACAGGGATATTGGACGAAAAAACACTGCTAGCAATtcaaaaacaattaaatttattagaagaaGGATACACGACTACAATATTTCCATTTGCTAAAATAGAAGAGTTTCAAGActatagaaaatatatctTCGATGGCTATTACTTCTTTGCAAAGCAAggttttgaaaataaagcaACTCAATCACACAACTCACAAACAGGTTCATATGTATCATATAACGGcgttgaaattaatattaatgtaCATCCACAGATATTTTTAAACCAAAAGAAACCAAATACTAATGATACTCAAACCAGAGAAAATAAAGGGGCAGAAACAAAAGGTTACTCAAATATTGGAAGCAACCTGTATAATGTTGCTCAAGAATATGTTAGGTTTCTCTCCAATATGTCAACCGATAAAACTTACTCTGTATATCTTAATGGCCAATAcaacaaaaaaatgaacCTCTCTGATGACATTTCAACCTGGTCTTGTTGGgagatttttattaaaacatCAAGAATGAGCATTGTATGCATAATCATGAGGAGATGCTATATCCCTCCAACTTTAGACTCATATCAAGATATTTCAGTAACTTATACTTGCTCATATAAGGATATGAAGTATTTCAATTTAACTGATAGAGATTTGTTGAGAGAGTGTAGACTTTCGGCGGATTCGATTTCACCAATTTCTCAACATCACACTTTATACACAGAATTTATTCAGTCCCAATTGGATACTTTGCTATTCGACGAATTTTCATATAGTTGGATATCTACAAATATAAAGTTACATCCAGCATTCAAGGTAGGAGCAAGATCTTTTCTCAAGTCAATCCTTAAAATGTTGGATAAAGCAAATATTCTAGCAGATAGTGAACtaatagaagaaattgatcTATTGGAAAAAAGCGGTTCAAGTAGATACGACCAAGAGAACGAAACAAAAGTTGAAGTATTTGAAGATCCTATGGCATGCATTCATGAAATGCTTTCACAAATTTCAGGGGTAGACAAATTCTCTAGAAGTATTATTGAAAGACAAaaattacatttttttGAGCTTAGGCTTGCTAGGTATTTATCTTACTGCGTTGATGGAGGCCTACTTGGAgcaaaatttattatcgAAGACCTTGTATCCTCTGTTGGGATGGCAAATAGGAATGTTGATAGTAAAATAAGGCAAGTTTTGGATTATTTGTTACATGTCAGATCGAAAGATATGTCTACGGATTATTGTCAATTAAAGCTTGTAAATCTCCTTCAGAATCCGAGATTTGTAAGAGATTATTGCTTTGTGCCTTCTGTAATGGCAAGATTTGTAAATAGCGGATATTGTGCAAGACTTATCCCGGCTGGGAAGGAAACATTATATATAGAATTTCTAATGAATCTTTTAACGCTACctataaaaaataactttggGCAAAGATCGCAATTAAGAATATCTATTCTTCAACAAGTGTTGCACGCAACAGGAGACTCTAAAAAAAGggattattatattcagaTGGTCCCTCTACTTGTTGAGATTTTTTCTGGAAATGAGTTGGACGGCGATAACACTGGTTCAAAGTATGCTGGGGCTGCTCTACTTAATCTATGCTTCTCAAAcgatatattaaaaagtgAGCTTGTAAAAGCAGGGATATCTAGCGCAATAGTTAAGAAGCTTCAGAAAAGAGACGACCTTCAACTGACAAAAATATGCCTCTCCCTCGTGgtaaatatttctaaagACCCTTCACATCGACAAACCTTGATAGCGGAGGGGATATTACCAATCATTGCTGACTCTCTCCATGAGATTCTTGAAGATTTTAGGCCATATAATCAAGATTTAGTTTTGCAGAAGAACAAAATCCATGGACAATTTGGAATTCattcaaaacaaaataGCGACTGGGATGTGCTACCTATTATTTTAGGCGTAATTGGCCAATTGAGCAATGAAAACGATATAAAACACATGTTCATTTCTAATTGGTGCGTGCTTGACTATATTTTGTACCTTTTCCACAACCTTGAAGTTTATGTGGGAAGTAATAACGACATAATTtgtaaaataattttttgtataaAACAGCTTTGTAATTCGAGTTGGATTGTGCAACTTCGTGTTGGTAAACATTGTATTCCAACtcttattgaaataatttccacaccattaaataaaaaagaaaggagAGAGGCTTCAACtatgaaatttattcaGTACTATTCTTATTGGGTCCCTTTTCATACTATATCAGAAAATAGGGATTCTTCTATTTTTCTTAGCGGAATAAATGGAGATGTAATTTTTCATTCGTTATTATTGCTAGAGACTCTTTCTTATTATCATCCAAACTGTTTGGAAATGATTTCATTCGGTATTGAAAATGCACTTGATCTGTGCTTGGAGTCTTATTGCATAGACACTATAGTAATAAAACTAAACTACCTAAAAGACGTAGTAAAGAAAGTATCGCTCAGGATTTAG